The Clostridium beijerinckii genomic sequence ATTCTTTCTTAGAACAATTAAGGAGGGCAAATCATTATGAAACAGATATGGTCAATGACTAAAATTGAGTTTTACAAAATAATACGGGGGCATATACCAATTTATATTTTAGCTTTTTATAGTTTTTTGTTACTTATCCATATGCAGGATAAAACGTGGGAAGAATTTTTGAAAAATACTTTTTTTATGTATTCTACTGTTATTGGATTAATGGGATTTGGTATTTTAAGCAGCTGGGTATTTGGTAGAGAGTATCAGGATCAAACTTTTAAAGATCTTTTATCATTGCCAATTTCTCGTACAAGTTTAGTATGTGCAAAGTTTTTTGCTTTAGGATTAAGTTTTTTAGGCATAACGGTATTAGCAATTAGTGGGACATTTGCCATGGGTTTGTGCTTGGATTTTACAAATTTTGATGTGTTATTGACTGGGACTCTTCTAAAAAGGTTAGGTATAGTAACACTCTATAATTGTAGTCTTAGTTTTCTATTCCCGCTTATCGCTAGCATCACGCGAGGAATATTGGCTCCCGTTAGTACTTCCTTTGTAGCTATAATTATAGCTGCCATTTTTGGATCACAGCCCTTAGGCCGTTATATCCCGTGGACAATTTCAGGAATATATTTAAATAATCCTCAGCTTATTAATTGGATCAGTAAATTAACGATTTTGGCTATTTTATTTATTGGTGTTTATGGTACTATATTATGGTGGAATTATGTAGACCAAAAATAGGAGGTTGTATCATGAATGAAAATGTTAGTAGACGCCGTGGCGTTATACTTGAAAATGCGATTTTAGATCAGGCTTGGTTATTGCTTAATCAAATAGGATATAGCAAATTGACTATGGATGAGGTAGCTCGTGCTGCAAAAACCAACAAAAATGCTATTTATCGTCGATGGCCACAAAAATGTTATCTTATTTTTGCCGCATTAAGCCGACATGCACCATCAATAGAATTAGAAGTCAGTGATCATGGTTCGCTAAGAGAAGATTTAAAGGCCTTATTTAATGTTTTAAATCTATTTGAAATTATCAGGCCCGATGATCTACGAGATGTAATTTTAGATATGCTTTCTAATATGACGCCTTACGATTTATTTAATGTTATAAACAACGGAAATGGTCTTCGTGAATCAACTGAAACTATTATAACGCGAGCTAATCATCGTAAAGAGATTTCACTTTCAGTAGATAATATTTCTGAAAAGGCTTTAAATTTACCAGCTATACTAATTATAAATGAGCTTGTTTTACATGGAAGGATCACAGAAACGAATGCCGAGGATATTATTGACAATATTTTACTTCCGATATATAAAGCGAGTAAATAAGCTAATTGGTAAGAATAACATGGGACTTATAATTAAGATTCCTTTGTTATTTCTTAATAAAGAAAAGAGCTGGATTCATAGCATAAAGACAATTAGATTAGATTTAAAAGGTTCAAATGTTGATTAAAAAATAATACTTGGACCTTTTATTAATTAGCTCAATATCTAATTTAGGGAATGATTTATGTAGGCTAAAAAATGAGCTATCGCTAATGGATTTTAATCCGCTAATGCGACAGCCCTTATAATGCCTATTTTAATTTCCTAATAGGATCTACTTACTAAACCATGCTTTACTAAGTAAATTAACGCCTTCAGCAATATCACTGTCAGTCATCCCACCAAAACCAAGAAGAACCATATTATTAGGATATTTATCCTTGCGTAACCAATATGTAGATACAGGAGAAACTGTAACGCCGTATTCTTTAGCTTTTTCTATTATCTCTTCTTCAGATAATCCATTATTTAATTCTAGCAAGATATGCAAACCTGCATTTTTACCATGAATAATAACATTATCTCCCATAAATTTATGAATAGAGTGGATTAACATATCATGTCTTCTTTTGTTTAGGAGAGATATCTTGCGCAGATGACTATCCCAATGTCCTAAATGCATAAACTGTTGAATGATTTTTTGCTCAACTATTGGAACTGAGGTTTGGTAGCTACTAAAAAATTTATCATATATTTCTAGTAATGATTGGGGTAATACCATATAATTCAATCTCAAGCTTGGGGACAAAGATTTTGAAAAAGTTCCAATATATATAACACAGCCTTCTGAATCAATACCTTGTATTGAAGGAATTGGCCTTGAATTATAACGAAGTTCACTATCATAATCATCTTCAATTATAAATCCATTCTCTCTTCTTGCCCAATCTAATAATTGCAATCTTTTTTGAATTGGCATCACTGATCCAGTAGGAAATTGATGTGAAGGAGTTACATATACTATCTTTGCGGAATTATTTTCTAATTCAGCAATATTTATTCCATCCTTGTCTAAGCTAATTGGAACAACATCATATCCGTTATTGTTAAAAATCTTTCTTGCGCCAATGTAGCCAGGATCTTCTAAAGCTACTTTAGAAAAATTGTTTCTGAATATCTGGCATAGTAAACTTAAACACTGCTCAAAGCCTGAAGTAATGATAATTTGTTCTGGAGTACATGAGACCCCTCTTGATTTATTTAAATAATCCATCATTTCTATTCGTAATTCTTTTTCACCTTTACTGCTAGTATAAGATGTCATAACCTCACCATCTATAGATGCTAAGCATTTATTTGATATCCTCCTCCATAAGCGCAAAGGAAAATCAGAAGCACGTAGCTTTCCATATTTGAAATTATACTTATAGTTATTATCAGAATTCATCTCAGGTAACGTTGTTTTATGATTCTTAATATTGTCAGAGTTCTCT encodes the following:
- a CDS encoding TetR/AcrR family transcriptional regulator; this encodes MNENVSRRRGVILENAILDQAWLLLNQIGYSKLTMDEVARAAKTNKNAIYRRWPQKCYLIFAALSRHAPSIELEVSDHGSLREDLKALFNVLNLFEIIRPDDLRDVILDMLSNMTPYDLFNVINNGNGLRESTETIITRANHRKEISLSVDNISEKALNLPAILIINELVLHGRITETNAEDIIDNILLPIYKASK
- a CDS encoding PLP-dependent aminotransferase family protein encodes the protein MIVLDNDSRVPLYLQIYEQLKEEIISGQILEGSKLYSTRTLAATLNVSRNTVESAYMQLSSEGYVTSKAGSGFIVEKLDSMLITKLKGENSDNIKNHKTTLPEMNSDNNYKYNFKYGKLRASDFPLRLWRRISNKCLASIDGEVMTSYTSSKGEKELRIEMMDYLNKSRGVSCTPEQIIITSGFEQCLSLLCQIFRNNFSKVALEDPGYIGARKIFNNNGYDVVPISLDKDGINIAELENNSAKIVYVTPSHQFPTGSVMPIQKRLQLLDWARRENGFIIEDDYDSELRYNSRPIPSIQGIDSEGCVIYIGTFSKSLSPSLRLNYMVLPQSLLEIYDKFFSSYQTSVPIVEQKIIQQFMHLGHWDSHLRKISLLNKRRHDMLIHSIHKFMGDNVIIHGKNAGLHILLELNNGLSEEEIIEKAKEYGVTVSPVSTYWLRKDKYPNNMVLLGFGGMTDSDIAEGVNLLSKAWFSK
- a CDS encoding ABC transporter permease — encoded protein: MKQIWSMTKIEFYKIIRGHIPIYILAFYSFLLLIHMQDKTWEEFLKNTFFMYSTVIGLMGFGILSSWVFGREYQDQTFKDLLSLPISRTSLVCAKFFALGLSFLGITVLAISGTFAMGLCLDFTNFDVLLTGTLLKRLGIVTLYNCSLSFLFPLIASITRGILAPVSTSFVAIIIAAIFGSQPLGRYIPWTISGIYLNNPQLINWISKLTILAILFIGVYGTILWWNYVDQK